A window of the Dunckerocampus dactyliophorus isolate RoL2022-P2 chromosome 21, RoL_Ddac_1.1, whole genome shotgun sequence genome harbors these coding sequences:
- the eef1a1l3 gene encoding elongation factor 1-alpha-like: MVKEKTHINLVIIGHVDSGKSTTTGHLVYKCGGIDQRKLEKFEKAAAQMGKSSFKFAWVLDKLKAERERGITIDISMLKFNTQKYTMTIIDAPGHRDFIKNMITGTSQADVALLVVSAAKGEFEAGVSRSGQTREHALLAYTLGVKQIIVCVNKMDVTEPPYSQKRFDEVVRAVSGFLKKIGYDPTAVPSIPISGWTGENMITATQRMPWFQGWKVRRREGNTSGRTLLEVLDSIQPPVRTINKPLRLPLQDVYKIGGVGTVPVGKIETGVLKPGMTLMFSPAKVTAEVKSIEMHHQGLETALPGHNVGFNIKNVSVKNLRRGDVAGNAQQDPPSDVSSFEAQVIILNHPGKIKTGYSPVLDCHTAHVTCRFTEFKEKLDRRTGNKLEDHPQLLMSGDAATIKLVPIKPMCVESFFTYPPLGRFAARDLKQTVAVGVIKSVEKDKGSKPKAQVCK; the protein is encoded by the exons ATGGTGAAGGAGAAGACTCACATCAACCTGGTGATCATCGGCCATGTGGACAGTGGCAAGTCCACCACCACTGGCCACCTTGTCTACAAGTGTGGGGGTATCGACCAACGGAAGCTGGAGAAGTTTGAGAAGGCTGCAGCGCAG ATGGGGAAGAGTTCCTTTAAATTTGCCTGGGTGCTTGATAAGCTGAAAGCTGAGCGGGAGCGGGGCATCACTATTGACATTTCCATGCTGAAATTTAACACTCAGAAGTACACCATGACCATCATTGATGCTCCGGGCCACCGTGACTTCATTAAGAACATGATAACGGGCACCtcacag GCTGACGTAGCCCTCCTGGTGGTGTCGGCGGCCAAAGGAGAGTTTGAAGCGGGCGTGTCCCGCAGCGGCCAGACGAGGGAGCACGCCCTGCTAGCTTACACGCTGGGCGTCAAGCAGATAATCGTGTGCGTCAACAAGATGGACGTGACCGAGCCGCCGTACAGCCAGAAGCGCTTTGACGAGGTGGTCCGGGCCGTGAGCGGCTTCCTCAAAAAAATCGGCTACGACCCGACCGCCGTACCCTCCATCCCCATCTCTGGGTGGACTGGCGAGAACATGATCACCGCCACTCAGAGG ATGCCCTGGTTCCAAGGATGGAAGGTGAGGCGGAGAGAGGGGAATACAAGTGGGAGAACCCTGCTGGAGGTGCTGGATTCCATTCAACCGCCCGTGCGCACCATCAATAAACCCTTGCGATTACCTCTGCAAGATGTCTACAAGATAGGAG GGGTCGGGACCGTTCCAGTCGGAAAGATCGAAACCGGCGTCCTCAAACCCGGCATGACCCTGATGTTCTCCCCCGCTAAAGTGACAGCAGAGGTCAAGTCCATTGAGATGCACCACCAAGGGCTGGAGACGGCCCTGCCGGGACACAATGTTGGCTTCAACATTAAGAATGTGTCGGTCAAGAACCTGCGGCGAGGCGACGTCGCCGGCAACGCCCAGCAGGACCCGCCCTCGGACGTCAGCAGCTTCGAGGCCCAG GTCATCATCCTGAACCATCCAGGCAAGATCAAAACGGGCTACTCCCCCGTCCTGGACTGCCACACGGCCCACGTGACCTGTCGCTTCACAGAGTTCAAGGAGAAGCTTGACAGGCGCACGGGCAACAAGCTAGAGGACCACCCCCAGCTGCTCATGTCTGGGGACGCCGCCACCATCAAACTGGTCCCCATCAAGCCCATGTGTGTGGAGAGCTTCTTCACCTACCCCCCATTAG GCCGCTTCGCAGCCAGAGACCTGAAGCAAACCGTGGCTGTGGGCGTCATCAAGTcagtggagaaggacaaaggCTCCAAACCTAAAGCCCAAGTGTGTAAATAA